The Vicia villosa cultivar HV-30 ecotype Madison, WI linkage group LG1, Vvil1.0, whole genome shotgun sequence genome includes a region encoding these proteins:
- the LOC131601147 gene encoding protein ROLLING AND ERECT LEAF 2-like, with protein MGCSQSKLDDEEAVQICKDRKRFIKEAVEHRTQFANGHVAYIRSLERVSAALLEYFEGDEGLKFSLDSIVTPPVKNEATPETIEVGSSTTALKVSYSRSSGNPVISVEEKPPSQEMGRVEVYSPPRYQYGNDGYFGMQASSMNASIFAYSPNNRPVAIPPTSPPRSSSQWDSFWNPFMSLDYYGYPNGCSLDEIVMDAENRELRQVREEEGIPDLEHEEEDTKKEGFVVKRNVAEERNEIDVNSSKEAVVKDVDEHKEEKKEGTDAKTETAQVNGGECFQVSKSQTSGHMESSHQEIAIDNQEANEETPGFTVYVNRRPANMAEVIKDLEAQFTVVCNAANDVSVLLEAKKVQHLSTSNELSASRLLNPVALFRSASSSSSPSKSIMNFSNSRDEAYEDINDPPSGEGGMLSASHQSTLDRLYTWEKKLYEEVRSGTRFRLAYEKKCLQLKNHDIKGEEPSSVDKTRLAIRDLRTQITVSIHSVEAISRRIETLRDEELHPQLLKMLQGLAKMWKVMAECHQTQKQTMEEVNIILDGIAARKHSSMSITDPLKLALSASILETELRNWRNTFESWISSQRSYIHAITGWLLRCMRCEPDASKLISSPRRSSCSHPLFGLCVQWSRRLDAIQETAVLEGLDLFAAGLGSFYSQQLKEDSAQNVIVGSNGNMEIVEVGKKEKEEVVEVAVKVLCGGMSSAMSSMAEFAIDYAKGYNDLVKQWENGKLQENCEPVSLQPAK; from the exons ATGGGATGTTCTCAATCAAagctggatgatgaagaagcgGTTCAGATTTGTAAAGATAGAAAGAGATTCATAAAGGAGGCTGTTGAGCATAGAACTCAGTTTGCGAATGGACATGTCGCGTATATTAGGTCTCTCGAAAGGGTATCTGCTGCTTTGCTGGAGTATTTTGAAGGAGATGAAGGACTAAAGTTCTCGCTGGATTCGATCGTGACGCCGCCTGTGAAGAACGAAGCTACTCCGGAAACAATTGAGGTTGGATCGAGTACTACAGCTTTGAAAGTGAGTTACTCGAGGTCGAGTGGTAATCCAGTGATTTCGGTTGAAGAAAAGCCTCCGTCGCAGGAAATGGGTCGTGTTGAGGTGTATTCTCCTCCGAGGTACCAATATGGGAATGATGGTTATTTTGGTATGCAAGCCTCGTCTATGAATGCGTCGATTTTCGCTTATTCTCCGAATAACAGACCCGTTGCTATCCCTCCGACTTCACCACCACGGTCTTCTTCTCAGTGGGATTCCTTTTGGAATCCGTTTATGTCGTTGGACTATTACGGTTACCCTAATGGATGTAGCCTTGACGAGATTGTTATGGATGCTGAGAATCGAGAACTGAGGCAAGTTCGGGAAGAAGAAGGAATACCGGACCTGGAACATGAAGAAGAGGATACTAAAAAAGAGGGTTTTGTCGTTAAGAGAAATGTAGCAGAAGAAAGGAACGAAATCGATGTGAATTCCTCAAAAGAAGCCGTAGTTAAAGATGTCGATGAACATAAGGAAGAGAAAAAGGAGGGAACAGATGCTAAAACTGAAACTGCTCAAGTCAATGGTGGCGAGTGTTTTCAAGTATCAAAATCTCAAACTTCGGGTCATATGGAATCTAGCCATCAAGAAATTGCAATTGATAATCAAGAAGCTAACGAAGAAACACCTGGTTTTACAGTTTATGTAAACCGAAGACCGGCGAATATGGCAGAAGTGATCAAGGATCTTGAAGCTCAATTCACAGTTGTATGTAATGCAGCCAATGATGTCTCGGTACTGTTAGAGGCTAAGAAAGTTCAGCACTTATCCACTTCTAATGAACTGTCAG CATCAAGATTGTTGAATCCAGTAGCTCTTTTTCGCTCAGCTTCTTCTAGCTCGTCTCCGTCAAAAAGTATAATGAATTTTTCAAACTCTAGGGATGAAGCTTATGAAGACATCAATGATCCTCCGTCAGGGGAAGGTGGCATGTTGTCTGCCAGTCATCAATCAACGTTAGACCGGTTATATACATGGGAGAAGAAGCTCTACGAGGAAGTTAGG TCCGGAACACGGTTTCGCCTTGCGTATGAGAAGAAATGTCTGCAACTGAAGAACCATGATATAAAAGGGGAGGAGCCTTCTTCTGTGGATAAAACAAGATTAGCTATTAGAGATCTACGCACTCAGATAACAGTTTCAATACACTCAGTTGAAGCTATTTCCCGGAGAATCGAAACCTTAAGGGATGAAGAGTTGCATCCCCAGCTTCTTAAAATGTTGCAAGG GCTAGCAAAGATGTGGAAAGTGATGGCAGAATGTCATCAAACACAGAAGCAAACCATGGAAGAAGTCAACATTATTCTAGACGGCATTGCTGCCCGAAAACATTCCTCCATGTCAATAACCGATCCACTGAAACTTGCACTCTCAGCCTCCATTCTTGAAACCGAGTTGAGGAACTGGCGAAACACTTTCGAGTCATGGATTTCCTCTCAGAGATCATACATTCATGCAATAACCGGCTGGCTTCTCCGATGCATGAGATGCGAACCCGATGCATCAAAATTAATATCCTCTCCTAGAAGGTCTAGCTGCAGTCATCCTTTGTTTGGACTTTGTGTTCAGTGGTCAAGACGTCTAGACGCCATACAAGAAACAGCGGTGCTTGAGGGTCTAGACTTGTTCGCAGCTGGATTAGGTTCCTTCTATTCTCAACAACTAAAAGAAGATTCTGCTCAAAATGTGATAGTTGGATCGAATGGAAATATGGAAATAGTGGAAGTTGGtaagaaggaaaaagaagaagTGGTGGAGGTTGCGGTTAAGGTACTTTGCGGTGGAATGTCGAGTGCGATGAGCTCAATGGCAGAGTTTGCTATTGATTATGCTAAGGGATACAATGATCTTGTTAAACAATGGGAGAATGGAAAGTTGCAGGAAAATTGTGAGCCTGTGAGCCTGCAACCTGcaaaatga